A DNA window from Acetobacter aceti NBRC 14818 contains the following coding sequences:
- a CDS encoding DUF763 domain-containing protein, protein MTRRSGSADMPLHGGRVPQWLADRMSSLGAVITQAIVHHYGRDEFLRRLAHPFWFQSFGAVMGMDWHSSGITTSVMGALKRGLAPLSDELGLHVCGGRGRHSRHTPDELTAVADMTGLDGAALARASRLVAKVDSAAVQDGFNLYLHSFVLADDGRWVVVQQGMNGESRYARRYHWLSEGLTSFVADPHSAIDGKPQGNIVNLADRRADRSRIAQLDLLRDLGPDKVAREVSALRAAEQAPPAQGMLPHLVMPEHHDVRSDDVMIRRLHGALAAAADRGPEDFQDLLLTPGVGARTVEALAMVAEVVHGTPCRFADPARFSMAHGGKDRHPFPVPTEVYDRTIAMLKGAVEQASLGNEERLEAIRRLDAQARHLEQWVSGPSLDEHIASERTRSHAYGGRSVFGWEPPSKVKAERPKAGTAPTGKKRRPPRFALTS, encoded by the coding sequence ATGACGCGTCGATCCGGAAGTGCCGATATGCCGCTGCACGGCGGTCGCGTGCCGCAATGGCTTGCCGACCGGATGAGCAGTCTGGGGGCCGTGATCACTCAGGCCATTGTCCATCATTACGGACGCGATGAATTTCTGCGACGTCTGGCCCATCCCTTCTGGTTCCAGTCCTTCGGTGCTGTCATGGGCATGGACTGGCATTCGTCAGGCATCACAACCAGTGTGATGGGGGCTCTCAAGCGCGGACTGGCGCCCTTATCCGATGAACTGGGCCTGCATGTCTGTGGCGGTCGCGGCCGACATTCCCGCCATACACCGGATGAACTGACCGCTGTGGCTGACATGACCGGACTGGATGGTGCGGCGCTCGCACGGGCAAGCCGGCTGGTCGCCAAGGTCGACAGTGCTGCGGTTCAGGACGGCTTCAACCTGTATCTGCACAGCTTCGTTCTGGCGGATGATGGCCGCTGGGTGGTCGTGCAGCAGGGTATGAACGGAGAAAGCCGGTATGCCCGCCGTTATCACTGGCTGTCGGAAGGGCTGACGAGCTTCGTTGCCGATCCTCACAGCGCTATCGACGGAAAACCGCAGGGGAATATTGTTAATCTTGCCGATCGCCGTGCGGACAGGAGTCGTATCGCGCAACTGGACCTGTTGCGTGATCTGGGACCGGATAAGGTGGCGCGTGAAGTATCCGCACTGAGAGCCGCAGAACAGGCTCCACCGGCACAGGGGATGTTACCGCACCTCGTCATGCCGGAACATCACGATGTGCGCTCTGATGACGTGATGATCCGACGACTGCATGGCGCTCTTGCCGCAGCGGCGGATCGGGGGCCGGAGGATTTTCAGGATCTGCTGCTAACGCCGGGAGTTGGGGCGAGAACCGTGGAAGCGCTGGCCATGGTGGCGGAAGTTGTGCATGGAACGCCATGCCGTTTCGCCGATCCGGCACGGTTCTCCATGGCGCATGGTGGAAAAGATCGTCACCCCTTCCCTGTGCCGACAGAGGTGTATGATCGCACGATCGCCATGCTGAAAGGCGCTGTCGAACAGGCGAGTCTGGGGAATGAGGAACGACTTGAGGCTATCCGCAGGCTGGACGCTCAGGCGCGACATCTGGAGCAATGGGTCTCAGGTCCGTCACTGGACGAGCATATTGCGTCTGAAAGAACGCGCTCTCATGCCTATGGTGGACGGAGTGTGTTTGGCTGGGAGCCACCATCAAAAGTAAAAGCAGAGCGACCGAAGGCTGGAACCGCTCCGACTGGGAAAAAACGTAGGCCACCCCGGTTTGCTCTTACGTCTTGA
- the pstS gene encoding phosphate ABC transporter substrate-binding protein PstS, which translates to MLNKTRFLTALLLTAAPVMAHGAHAADITGAGSSFAAPIYQAWGDGAKSAIGVSLNYQSVGSSAGQNLVTARTVDFGASDAPMADSKLASSALYQFPTVIGGIVPIVNIPGVASNQLKLNGSVLADIYLGKISNWNDPKIVALNPGVSLPDTAIAPVHRADGSGTTFVFTSYLTKMSADWKDQVGAATSVQWAGGAGARGNDGVGSSVRATEGGIGYVEYAYARRNSIPTVQLQDKDGEFVSPDLGSFSAAAASADWDHASHFAVDLLNGAGKNVWPIVSATFVLVPTNPKDAARADAVYKFFDHSFRTGDATAQKLDYVALPESVKQKIEAGYPGKK; encoded by the coding sequence ATGCTCAACAAAACCCGTTTTCTCACCGCTCTTCTGCTGACGGCGGCACCGGTCATGGCCCACGGAGCGCATGCTGCCGATATCACTGGTGCTGGTTCGAGCTTTGCCGCACCGATCTATCAGGCCTGGGGCGACGGTGCGAAGTCGGCGATTGGCGTTTCCCTGAACTATCAGAGCGTTGGCTCCAGTGCTGGCCAGAATCTGGTGACGGCCCGCACAGTCGACTTTGGCGCTTCCGATGCACCGATGGCTGACAGCAAGCTGGCGTCTTCCGCCCTTTATCAGTTTCCGACGGTCATCGGCGGCATCGTGCCGATCGTCAACATTCCGGGTGTTGCATCCAACCAGCTGAAGCTGAACGGCTCCGTGCTGGCCGATATCTATCTCGGCAAGATCTCCAACTGGAATGACCCGAAGATCGTAGCGCTCAACCCGGGCGTCTCTCTGCCGGACACCGCCATTGCACCTGTGCACCGCGCAGATGGCTCCGGCACAACCTTTGTGTTCACCTCCTACCTGACGAAGATGTCTGCTGACTGGAAAGACCAGGTCGGCGCAGCGACATCCGTTCAGTGGGCTGGTGGTGCAGGTGCCCGCGGCAATGACGGCGTCGGTTCCTCCGTGCGTGCGACAGAAGGTGGCATCGGCTACGTCGAGTATGCCTATGCCCGTCGCAACAGCATCCCGACGGTCCAGCTGCAGGACAAGGATGGCGAGTTCGTATCGCCTGACCTCGGCAGCTTCTCCGCCGCTGCGGCTTCGGCTGACTGGGATCATGCCTCACACTTCGCTGTCGACCTGCTGAACGGCGCTGGCAAGAACGTGTGGCCGATCGTGTCCGCGACATTCGTGCTGGTTCCGACCAATCCGAAGGATGCGGCTCGCGCCGATGCGGTTTACAAGTTCTTCGATCACTCTTTCCGCACGGGCGATGCAACGGCTCAGAAGCTCGATTATGTTGCGCTGCCAGAAAGCGTGAAGCAGAAGATCGAAGCCGGTTATCCGGGCAAGAAATAA
- a CDS encoding sensor histidine kinase has protein sequence MTAADIVACLLPVWLTGGLAGWILRGRSLSRVLPGSVRARREEVGTSSVSLEEVLDLLPEAAVLLDGHGALRFANIEAREAFGDTLGTIMRYPDVFSAMRHLNGVTVQASAEFVLTVPVRRVVRVDLRLLPEVLATGPAHILAILTDCSERDAVERMRSDFVAYASHELRTPLTALIGFIETLRGPAADDPAAQQQFLAIMAAQAHRMQRLIEQLLELSRAEMLEHRKPRGSMNAKQVIELVRDELSSLCAAKNVQLEAKATDIPVPGDQEQIIRVLVNLVENAVKYAGTDGRPVRISLSAEQKILLGRPGVAFVVQDNGVGIAEEHLPRLTERFYRVEGSRNAPASGYGLGLAIVRHIVDRHDGCLEITSRIGQGTRCEVWLPCGREIRG, from the coding sequence GTCCCGCGTGCTGCCGGGCAGCGTGCGAGCCAGGCGGGAAGAAGTCGGCACATCCTCGGTCTCTCTGGAAGAAGTGCTCGATCTTCTTCCGGAAGCAGCCGTCCTTCTGGATGGTCATGGCGCGCTTCGTTTCGCCAACATCGAGGCACGCGAAGCCTTTGGCGATACTCTTGGCACGATCATGCGTTATCCGGACGTGTTTTCAGCCATGCGGCATCTCAATGGCGTCACGGTTCAGGCCAGCGCCGAGTTTGTGCTGACAGTCCCTGTACGCCGGGTCGTACGGGTTGATCTCCGTCTGTTACCGGAGGTGCTGGCAACCGGACCGGCCCATATTCTGGCCATTCTGACGGACTGTTCTGAGCGGGACGCCGTTGAGAGAATGCGTTCCGACTTCGTAGCCTATGCCAGCCACGAACTGCGTACGCCACTGACGGCCCTGATCGGCTTCATCGAGACCCTTCGTGGTCCCGCCGCCGATGACCCGGCCGCCCAGCAACAGTTTCTGGCGATCATGGCGGCTCAGGCGCACCGGATGCAGCGCCTGATCGAGCAGTTGCTGGAACTGTCCCGCGCCGAAATGCTGGAACACCGCAAGCCACGGGGCAGCATGAATGCAAAACAGGTCATCGAACTTGTCCGTGATGAACTGAGCAGTCTGTGCGCGGCAAAGAATGTACAGCTGGAGGCAAAGGCGACGGATATCCCTGTTCCCGGAGATCAGGAGCAGATTATCCGGGTCCTTGTAAATCTTGTCGAAAATGCCGTGAAATATGCAGGCACGGACGGCCGTCCCGTCAGGATTTCCTTGTCTGCGGAGCAAAAGATCCTTCTGGGACGACCGGGGGTGGCGTTTGTCGTGCAGGACAACGGTGTCGGTATCGCCGAGGAGCATCTCCCCCGTCTGACGGAGCGATTCTACAGGGTGGAAGGAAGTCGCAACGCGCCCGCCTCCGGCTATGGACTTGGGCTGGCGATTGTCCGGCATATCGTGGATCGACATGACGGATGTCTGGAAATCACCAGCCGGATCGGACAGGGCACCCGCTGCGAGGTCTGGCTGCCCTGCGGGCGCGAAATCCGCGGCTAG
- a CDS encoding exodeoxyribonuclease III, with the protein MKIATWNVNSIRQRQSLVLDWLKHNEPDLLLLQEIKCEDHLFPASVFEEAGYISHCVGQKSYNGVAVLSRRPVEVLARKLPGLSDPEPPARYIEVRLDSLTVGNLYLPNGNSGGEAGFLGKLEFLDALARHAETMLRADTDFILAGDYNVCPTDRDLAPGSLPATDALVRPESRAAFRRLLWLGLTDAVRALHPDETIYTFWDYQAGAFNRDMGLRIDHLLLSPAVAERLVKAEPDKAERAMPQPSDHVPVMITLD; encoded by the coding sequence ATGAAAATTGCGACCTGGAATGTCAATTCCATCCGTCAGCGTCAGTCTCTTGTCCTCGACTGGTTGAAGCATAATGAACCGGACCTGCTGCTGTTGCAGGAAATCAAGTGCGAGGATCATCTGTTTCCCGCTTCGGTCTTCGAGGAAGCCGGTTACATCTCTCATTGCGTCGGACAGAAATCCTACAACGGAGTGGCGGTTCTTTCCCGCCGTCCGGTTGAGGTGCTGGCCCGTAAACTGCCGGGTCTGAGCGATCCGGAACCACCGGCCCGCTATATTGAGGTCAGGCTTGATTCCCTGACAGTGGGGAACCTGTATCTCCCCAACGGCAACTCCGGCGGTGAAGCCGGTTTTCTTGGCAAGCTCGAATTTCTGGATGCTCTTGCCCGTCATGCGGAAACCATGCTGCGGGCGGACACGGACTTCATTCTCGCTGGCGACTACAACGTCTGTCCGACAGACCGGGATCTTGCGCCCGGCTCATTGCCCGCTACGGATGCGCTCGTCCGCCCTGAAAGCCGCGCCGCTTTCAGGCGCTTGCTCTGGCTTGGTCTGACGGACGCCGTGCGGGCGCTTCACCCGGACGAGACGATTTATACGTTCTGGGACTATCAGGCCGGGGCTTTCAACCGTGATATGGGGCTCCGCATTGACCATCTTCTGCTTTCGCCCGCCGTGGCTGAGCGTCTTGTCAAAGCGGAACCGGACAAGGCCGAGCGGGCGATGCCCCAGCCGTCCGACCACGTTCCTGTCATGATCACGCTGGACTGA
- the rplS gene encoding 50S ribosomal protein L19 translates to MNIIQQYEADEIARLTAIREVPVFQAGDTVRVSVRVKEGERERVQAYEGVVIARSNKGLNSNFTVRKISNGEGVERVFPLYAPTLAEIKVVRRGKVRRAKLYYLRGRSGKSARIAERPRDVTPAAKAKASA, encoded by the coding sequence ATGAACATCATCCAGCAGTACGAGGCCGACGAAATCGCTCGCCTCACCGCCATCCGTGAAGTGCCTGTTTTCCAGGCTGGCGACACCGTCCGCGTGTCCGTCCGCGTCAAGGAAGGCGAGCGCGAGCGCGTTCAGGCTTACGAAGGCGTTGTCATCGCCCGTTCCAACAAGGGCCTGAACAGCAACTTCACGGTTCGTAAGATCTCCAATGGTGAAGGCGTGGAGCGTGTATTCCCGCTCTATGCGCCGACCCTTGCCGAGATCAAGGTTGTTCGTCGTGGTAAGGTGCGTCGCGCGAAGCTGTACTATCTGCGTGGCCGTAGCGGTAAGTCCGCTCGTATCGCCGAGCGTCCCCGTGACGTGACGCCGGCTGCCAAGGCAAAAGCCAGCGCCTGA
- the rimM gene encoding ribosome maturation factor RimM (Essential for efficient processing of 16S rRNA), with product MTDERIQIGVIGRPHGVRGLVHVHSYATDEDSLVSYGVLTDDRGDRWTLNWRSGGVAELRDAQGKPLADRTAAQALVNRKLYVSRDVLPEPDEDEFYHSDLLGLDAVEEGASIGKVVTVHDYGAGTSLELDTGLILPFSKACVPEIDFPNRRMIVVRPVEVIGEEEHAPKEKVTKGASA from the coding sequence ATGACCGACGAACGCATCCAGATTGGAGTCATAGGGAGGCCGCACGGTGTGCGCGGGCTTGTGCATGTGCACAGCTACGCCACCGATGAGGACTCTCTGGTCTCCTATGGTGTGCTGACGGACGATCGTGGTGATCGCTGGACGCTGAACTGGCGTTCGGGCGGTGTGGCGGAACTGCGCGATGCGCAGGGAAAGCCGCTTGCCGACCGGACGGCGGCGCAGGCGCTGGTCAACCGCAAGCTCTATGTCAGCCGCGACGTGCTGCCCGAGCCGGACGAGGACGAGTTCTATCACAGTGACCTGCTCGGTCTGGACGCTGTGGAAGAGGGAGCTTCGATCGGCAAGGTCGTCACGGTGCATGATTATGGCGCGGGCACGAGTCTCGAACTCGATACCGGCCTGATCCTGCCGTTCTCCAAGGCCTGTGTGCCCGAAATCGATTTTCCCAACCGTCGCATGATCGTCGTGCGTCCGGTGGAGGTGATCGGTGAGGAAGAGCACGCGCCGAAAGAGAAGGTCACAAAGGGTGCTTCGGCATGA
- a CDS encoding Hint domain-containing protein — MPQSGGYYEITACFLAGTLISTASGDVRVEDIREGDLLNTWSDASGAPVARKVVWAGKSHAVVRPLPHEDEAGYPVRVLKDAIAPAVPAQDMLVTAEHCLYLDGGFVPVRMLVNGRSIFYDRSILSYDYYHIETESHAIIMADGVLTESYLDTGDRHSFRQIAGAARIGSRGLQWETDAAAPLKTDRAFVEPIYRRIEARAIDGDVPMHAVEPVLTQDADLHLVTENGQIIRESRQVDGYTAFRLPSGVKSVRIVSRTSRPSDVMGVFVDDRRSLGVAIGEIKLFDSGKPYVLTSHLTETELSGWQCRDAEGARWTDGNAFLSFEEHETGAFAQLAMQVLAGGPYRLADAAGADEVQSA, encoded by the coding sequence GTGCCTCAGTCTGGCGGTTACTATGAAATTACCGCCTGCTTTCTTGCAGGAACGCTGATCTCGACGGCTTCGGGTGACGTGCGTGTCGAAGATATTCGGGAAGGTGATCTCCTGAATACATGGTCGGATGCGAGCGGTGCTCCTGTCGCGCGCAAGGTGGTGTGGGCTGGAAAATCCCATGCCGTGGTTCGTCCGCTGCCTCATGAAGATGAGGCGGGTTATCCGGTGCGTGTGCTGAAGGATGCAATCGCCCCGGCCGTGCCTGCTCAGGATATGCTGGTGACAGCCGAACACTGCCTGTATCTGGATGGCGGATTTGTGCCCGTCCGGATGCTGGTGAATGGCAGATCCATCTTCTATGACCGGTCCATTCTGTCCTACGATTACTACCACATTGAAACCGAGAGCCACGCCATCATCATGGCTGACGGTGTGCTGACGGAAAGCTATCTCGATACAGGTGACCGTCACTCATTCAGGCAGATTGCCGGAGCGGCCCGGATTGGTAGCCGTGGTCTCCAGTGGGAAACGGATGCTGCGGCCCCGCTGAAAACGGATCGCGCCTTTGTTGAGCCCATTTACCGTCGTATCGAAGCGCGGGCGATTGATGGCGATGTCCCGATGCATGCTGTGGAGCCGGTTCTGACGCAGGATGCGGATCTGCATCTTGTGACGGAAAACGGGCAGATCATCAGGGAATCGCGTCAGGTGGATGGGTACACCGCCTTCCGCCTTCCGTCCGGCGTCAAGTCGGTCAGGATCGTGTCCCGCACCAGCCGTCCCAGCGATGTCATGGGAGTGTTTGTGGATGACCGGCGCTCGCTTGGTGTCGCTATCGGAGAGATCAAGCTGTTTGACAGCGGCAAGCCGTATGTCCTGACCTCGCATCTGACGGAGACGGAACTGTCTGGTTGGCAGTGTCGCGATGCGGAAGGTGCGCGATGGACGGACGGCAACGCGTTTTTGTCGTTCGAAGAGCATGAAACCGGCGCGTTTGCCCAGCTTGCCATGCAGGTTCTTGCTGGCGGTCCTTATCGGCTTGCCGATGCGGCCGGAGCCGACGAGGTTCAGAGCGCGTAA
- a CDS encoding NAD-dependent succinate-semialdehyde dehydrogenase has protein sequence MGIANLSDPSLFREQAYIAGEWMTSSSGKTLSVTNPATGEVIGTIPACTAAETQRAIEAADRAQAKWKTTNPDERADLLMAWYDLILKNADDLALIMTVEQGKPLSESKGEVKYGASFIKWFAEEARRINGAVITPPQKDRRVLTVKQPVGTTAAITPWNFPNAMITRKCGPAFAAGCSMVLKPSELTPYSALTLAVLAERAGLPKGLFSLVTGDAKEIGPELTSSPVVRKLSFTGSTHVGALLMKQSADTIKRLSLELGGNAPFIIFDDADLETAVAGALASKFRNAGQTCVCANRIFVQDGIHDQFVARMKEEVAKFKIGNGLEEGVTMGPLINENAVKKVREHVEDALSKGASYVSAPLETNGNFATPVVLEGVTTEMRVFSEETFGPLMPIFKFSDEAEVIRKANDTPFGLASYFFTTDMSRAWRVGEALEYGMVGVNTGMVSMECAPFGGVKQSGLGREGGAEGIEEFLETKALHMAGLKL, from the coding sequence ATGGGCATTGCCAATCTTTCCGATCCGTCTCTCTTCCGTGAACAGGCCTATATCGCGGGAGAATGGATGACGTCGTCTTCCGGCAAGACGCTGTCCGTCACCAATCCGGCGACGGGTGAAGTGATCGGAACGATTCCGGCCTGTACGGCCGCAGAGACCCAGCGGGCCATCGAAGCCGCTGACCGGGCGCAGGCCAAGTGGAAAACCACCAATCCCGACGAGCGCGCCGACCTGCTGATGGCGTGGTACGATCTGATCCTGAAAAACGCGGACGATCTGGCGCTCATCATGACGGTTGAACAGGGCAAGCCTCTGTCCGAGTCGAAGGGCGAAGTGAAATACGGCGCTTCCTTCATCAAATGGTTCGCGGAGGAAGCCCGCCGTATCAACGGGGCCGTCATCACGCCGCCACAGAAGGACCGCCGCGTTCTCACCGTGAAGCAGCCGGTCGGCACGACCGCCGCTATCACGCCGTGGAATTTCCCCAACGCCATGATCACCCGCAAGTGCGGCCCGGCCTTTGCTGCCGGGTGTAGCATGGTGCTCAAGCCATCCGAACTGACACCTTATTCCGCGCTGACGCTAGCCGTTCTGGCCGAGCGCGCGGGCCTGCCGAAAGGTCTGTTCTCTCTCGTGACCGGCGATGCGAAGGAAATCGGCCCTGAGCTGACCTCCAGCCCGGTCGTGCGCAAGCTGTCCTTTACCGGCTCCACTCATGTTGGCGCGCTGCTGATGAAACAGTCAGCCGACACCATCAAGCGCCTGAGCCTTGAGCTTGGCGGTAATGCGCCGTTCATCATCTTTGATGACGCCGATCTGGAAACGGCTGTTGCTGGTGCTTTGGCCAGCAAATTCCGCAATGCCGGACAGACCTGTGTCTGCGCCAACCGCATCTTTGTTCAGGACGGCATCCACGACCAGTTCGTCGCCCGCATGAAGGAAGAGGTCGCCAAATTCAAGATTGGTAACGGGCTTGAAGAAGGCGTCACGATGGGGCCGCTCATCAACGAAAACGCCGTGAAGAAAGTCCGCGAGCATGTCGAGGACGCTCTGTCCAAAGGGGCCAGCTATGTCAGCGCACCGCTGGAGACGAACGGCAACTTCGCCACGCCTGTCGTGCTGGAAGGCGTGACGACCGAGATGCGCGTGTTCAGCGAAGAAACATTCGGGCCGCTGATGCCGATCTTCAAGTTCAGCGATGAAGCGGAGGTGATCCGCAAGGCCAACGATACGCCGTTCGGACTGGCCAGCTATTTCTTCACGACGGACATGAGTCGGGCATGGCGCGTCGGTGAGGCGCTGGAATATGGCATGGTTGGCGTGAATACCGGCATGGTGTCGATGGAGTGCGCGCCATTTGGTGGTGTGAAGCAGTCTGGGTTGGGTCGTGAGGGTGGCGCGGAAGGCATCGAGGAATTCCTTGAAACCAAGGCGCTGCACATGGCCGGTCTGAAGCTGTAA
- the rpsP gene encoding 30S ribosomal protein S16, with product MSLKIRLARAGAKKRPYYHIVIADSRSPRDGRFIEKVGAYNPMLPSDHADRVKLTNERITHWLSQGAQPTDRVARFLGNAGLIAKPTWNEQPKQSAPKKKAQERAKAAAAAAEAAA from the coding sequence ATGAGCCTCAAAATCCGCCTTGCACGCGCTGGTGCGAAGAAGCGTCCTTACTATCACATCGTGATCGCAGACAGCCGTTCACCGCGCGATGGCCGCTTCATCGAGAAGGTTGGCGCGTACAACCCGATGCTGCCGTCCGATCACGCTGATCGCGTGAAGCTGACGAACGAGCGCATCACGCACTGGCTGTCGCAGGGCGCTCAGCCGACCGACCGTGTCGCCCGTTTCCTTGGTAACGCTGGCCTGATCGCGAAGCCGACCTGGAACGAGCAGCCGAAGCAGTCCGCGCCGAAGAAGAAGGCGCAGGAGCGTGCGAAAGCCGCTGCTGCCGCTGCTGAAGCCGCGGCTTGA
- the trmD gene encoding tRNA (guanosine(37)-N1)-methyltransferase TrmD, which translates to MSWTATILTLFPEMFPGPLGQSLAGRALENGTWNCDVRDLRAFGLGRHNAVDDTPFGGGAGMVMRADVVDTALDSVSRQDGAPCVYLTPRGRPLAQADIRRYVAGPGVTLLCGRYEGVDERVLEARSIEQISIGDYVLSGGETAALVLLDACVRLLPGVMGSAESSVEESFSDGLLEYPHYTRPAEWQGRTVPDVLLSGNHAAIARWRREQSERVTRERRPDLWAAHLSHSSSRPSVQEGQSL; encoded by the coding sequence ATGAGCTGGACAGCGACGATCCTCACCCTGTTCCCCGAGATGTTTCCGGGACCGCTTGGCCAGTCTCTGGCCGGTCGGGCGCTGGAGAACGGAACGTGGAACTGCGATGTGCGCGACCTGCGGGCCTTCGGGCTCGGACGTCACAACGCCGTGGACGACACGCCCTTTGGTGGCGGTGCGGGCATGGTGATGCGTGCGGATGTGGTGGACACGGCGCTGGACTCGGTCTCGCGGCAGGATGGCGCTCCGTGCGTCTATCTGACCCCGCGTGGTCGTCCGCTGGCGCAGGCCGATATCCGTCGTTACGTGGCGGGGCCGGGCGTGACCCTGCTCTGCGGGCGTTACGAAGGTGTGGACGAGCGCGTTCTGGAAGCACGCTCCATCGAGCAGATCTCGATCGGGGATTACGTGCTTTCGGGTGGGGAGACGGCGGCGCTGGTGCTGCTGGATGCCTGCGTGCGGCTGCTGCCCGGCGTCATGGGCTCTGCGGAAAGCAGTGTCGAGGAAAGCTTTTCCGACGGTCTTCTTGAATATCCTCACTATACCCGCCCCGCCGAATGGCAGGGCCGCACGGTGCCGGACGTCCTTCTGTCCGGAAACCACGCGGCGATTGCCCGTTGGCGGCGCGAACAATCCGAGCGGGTCACGCGCGAGCGTCGGCCCGACCTGTGGGCAGCCCATCTGTCGCACAGTAGTTCCAGACCATCCGTTCAGGAAGGACAGTCCCTATGA
- the ffh gene encoding signal recognition particle protein: MFESLSDKFSGVIGDLGKRGTLTEADVAEAMREVRLAMLEADVALPVVKDFVNKVKERSVGAEVLESISPGQAVAKIVNDALIDALGGAGAVPLNLNAAPPVPILMVGLQGSGKTTTSGKIALRLATRERKKVLLASLDTQRPAAQLQLQQLAERAKVASLPIIAGQTPVEIANRAMDTARREGYDVVILDTAGRLSIDEALMDEVRQIRDVTHPAETLLVVDAMTGQDAVNTAKLFNEAVGVSGVVMTRMDGDARGGAALSMRAITGAPIKLTGSGEKLDALEEFHPERVAGRILGLGDIAGLVEKAADTLDQEEGERLAKKMMAGKFDLDDYVSQIKQIQKMGSISGILGMLPGMGKMKDMVDEKKLDTTIFKKHQAIISSMTKAERKTPDIIKASRKKRIAAGSGTTVQEVNKLLKQFDDMSTMMKRVNKLGLKGLMRQASALMSGGGMPGGPGGFPGGPGGRPPFG; this comes from the coding sequence TTGTTCGAATCTCTGTCCGACAAGTTTTCCGGCGTTATTGGCGATCTCGGCAAGCGCGGCACGCTGACCGAGGCCGACGTTGCGGAGGCCATGCGCGAGGTTCGGCTGGCGATGCTGGAGGCCGACGTCGCGCTTCCGGTCGTCAAGGACTTCGTCAACAAGGTCAAGGAGCGTTCGGTCGGCGCGGAGGTGCTGGAAAGCATCTCTCCGGGTCAGGCTGTCGCCAAGATCGTCAATGATGCGCTGATCGACGCCCTTGGCGGTGCTGGCGCTGTCCCCCTGAATCTGAACGCAGCTCCGCCTGTGCCGATCCTGATGGTCGGTCTGCAGGGCTCGGGCAAGACCACCACATCCGGCAAGATCGCCCTGCGTCTCGCGACCCGCGAGCGCAAGAAGGTGCTGCTGGCCTCGCTCGATACGCAGCGTCCTGCCGCCCAGCTCCAGCTTCAGCAGTTGGCCGAGCGTGCGAAAGTCGCGTCACTGCCGATCATCGCTGGTCAGACACCGGTCGAGATCGCCAATCGTGCGATGGATACGGCGCGCCGCGAAGGCTATGACGTCGTCATTCTCGATACGGCAGGCCGTCTGTCCATCGACGAAGCGCTGATGGATGAAGTCCGTCAGATCCGCGACGTCACACACCCGGCTGAAACGCTGCTCGTTGTCGATGCGATGACGGGTCAGGATGCCGTCAACACGGCCAAGCTGTTTAACGAGGCCGTGGGCGTTTCCGGCGTTGTCATGACCCGTATGGATGGTGACGCCCGTGGCGGCGCCGCGCTGTCCATGCGTGCGATCACCGGCGCGCCGATCAAGCTGACCGGTTCGGGCGAAAAGCTGGACGCGCTGGAGGAATTCCATCCGGAGCGTGTTGCTGGCCGTATCCTCGGCCTTGGTGACATCGCCGGACTGGTCGAGAAAGCTGCTGATACGCTCGATCAGGAAGAGGGAGAGCGGCTGGCCAAGAAGATGATGGCTGGCAAGTTCGATCTCGACGACTATGTGTCGCAGATCAAGCAGATCCAGAAGATGGGCTCGATCTCGGGCATCCTCGGGATGCTGCCGGGCATGGGCAAGATGAAGGACATGGTGGACGAGAAGAAACTCGACACCACGATCTTCAAGAAGCATCAGGCCATCATTTCCTCCATGACCAAGGCGGAGCGCAAGACGCCCGACATCATCAAGGCGTCGCGCAAGAAGCGTATCGCCGCCGGGTCTGGAACCACAGTTCAGGAAGTCAACAAGCTGCTCAAGCAGTTCGATGACATGTCCACCATGATGAAGCGGGTCAACAAGCTCGGGCTGAAAGGCCTGATGCGACAGGCCTCCGCGCTCATGTCCGGGGGCGGCATGCCGGGAGGCCCCGGCGGCTTCCCCGGTGGTCCCGGTGGCCGGCCTCCCTTCGGCTGA